Proteins encoded in a region of the Fusarium falciforme chromosome 6, complete sequence genome:
- a CDS encoding Brix domain-containing protein has translation MARKRTKKRTHVGANNPEVDAPGHASARNPKSMVIRIGAGEVGSSVSQLAADVRKVMEPGTASRLRERRGNRLKDYAVMCGPLGVTHLLLFSRSESGNTNLRVALTPRGPTMNFRVEKYSLCKDVQRAQKHPKGGGKEFITPPLLVMNNFSRPDSDAKSKVPKHLESLATTVFQSLFPPINPQATPLKSIRRVLLLNREQSEEDDGTFILNFRHYAITTKSTTVSKPLRRLNAAEQFVSSKTSRKGKMPNLGKLEDVADFLIGGENGEGYMTDATSGSEMDTDAEVEILDSTTRKVLSAKARQQAAQAEAEAGVEEENVERRAVKLVELGPRMRLRLTKVEEGLCSGKVMWHEYVHKSKEEIKELEKRWEKRRQEKEARKKEQKANVERKKAAKAKNGNKDDEDDEDEFEYDSDMDVDEFDSEGLAGDAEYKVNEKMEEDGEWEDEEEEIANS, from the exons ATGGCCCGTAAACGAACAAAGAAGAGAACCCATGTGGGTGCGAACAACCCCGAGGTCGACGCCCCCGGCCATGCCTCGGCACGCAACCCCAAGTCCATGGTGATTCGAATTGGCGCTGGCGAGGTCGGTTCCAGCGTTAGCCAGCTTGCGGCCGACGTGCGAAAAGTCATGGAGCCCGGTACTGCCAGTCGATTGAGGGAGCGGAGAGGAAACCGATTGAAGGATTATGCTGTCATGTGTGGTCCATTGGGAGTTACTCACCTACTTCTGTTTTCGCGGTCAGAGAGCGGTAACACCAACCTTCGAGTCGCCTTGACGCCTCGAGGACCTACTATGAACTTTCGCGTGGAAAAGTACTCGCTGTGCAAGGATGTGCAGCGAGCGCAGAAGCATCCCAAGGGTGGTGGCAAGGAGTTTATCACTCCTCCTCTG CTGGTCATGAACAACTTTAGCCGTCCCGACTCGGATGCCAAGTCAAAAGTTCCTAAGCACCTCGAATCCCTCGCTACGACCGTATTCCAGTCCCTCTTCCCTCCCATCAACCCTCAAGCTACGCCCCTCAAGTCGATCCGACGAGTATTGCTCCTGAACCGCGAACAATCAGAGGAGGACGATGGCACTTTTATCCTCAACTTCCGACACTATGCTATTACAACAAAGTCGACGACGGTCTCGAAGCCCCTGCGAAGACTTAACGCGGCCGAGCAGTTTGTGTCTTCAAAGACCAGCCGAAAAGGCAAGATGCCGAATCTTGGAAAGCTGGAGGATGTCGCCGACTTTTTGATCGGAGGCGAGAATGGAGAGGGTTACATGACAGATGCGACCAGCGGTAGCGAAATGGATACAGACGCAGAGGTTGAGATCCTGGACTCTACAACCCGAAAGGTCTTGTCTGCCAAGGCCAGGCAACAAGCCGCtcaggctgaggctgaggccggtgtcgaggaggagaatgtGGAGCGCCGTGCTGTGAAGCTAGTTGAGCTAGGTCCTCGCATGCGCCTACGCTTGAccaaggttgaagagggTCTCTGCTCAGGCAAGGTCATGTGGCACGAGTATGTACACAAGTCcaaggaggagatcaaggagttGGAGAAGCGATGGGAGAAGAGACGGCAAGAGAAGGAGGCGCGAAAGAAGGAGCAAAAGGCCAACGTGGAGCGcaagaaggctgccaaggccaagaacggcaacaaggatgatgaagatgacgaggacgagttTGAGTACGATAGCGACATGGATGTCGACGAGTTTGACAGTGAAGGCTTGGCTGGGGATGCCGAGTACAAGGTCaatgagaagatggaggaggacggcgagtgggaggatgaggaagaggagattgCCAACAGCTGA
- a CDS encoding HET domain-containing protein: MSSSELEKNYLPLDTSRKEIRLLEIISITPEIICKFHTVSLLDNPSFCALSYVWGDESDTQDITVNDSHRSITSSLGNALEYAIFHWRAIFRDRDVRSCRLWADAICINQADSQEKGEQVQLMKEVYSMAEVVFCALDFKAPEKEMQCAFYAIGSIATGADEDGFVSAPNEEPKRASMRRVTEYLAFSCHLSHHLGVTVGSAIDLFCCLAYWKRAWIFQEVVLARRPVFIYRTLLMELSTLLHAHSWLSAAQVQPTPEGTDQSVRDAIDEFDAAIFLSINWARTLVGAEKASEDAKLRKEHQMARRAIVSTGGTLEARDPKDHVYALLGVADLKLKPDYSPEKSLESVYIDLCAELIDLPSDFSFEFLFFLYHAGLAMQDELEQSCEFASWVPNLQRRMSSGSDANPPRPFERLWKMPSDISPWMDCGPSPDVFIRERSLFVRAVFVSTVLDLGPVISFNDDTWLSFVIFLFEMLNSPPFYTHHIHPLVTLAKALGAECQEENVWEMPEVLRVIRTLQYLLVNGQSTNETDDSPTESKYMYAFGEEFLLNIGLGVSWRYRVLDEPLRPILGHELIDQVNQEEQYMLYRSSISNFLTRISDQTQFEVEMAQAEKDAEKLYRGRSRLARAVDGGLMFVPWSATEGDHVVLLKGVVEFLLLRRVDDYYLNVGRCSFSTLEKEIAHEVGVGERELVGIELR, translated from the coding sequence ATGTCTTCCTCCGAGTTAGAGAAAAATTATCTGCCGCTTGACACATCCCGAAAAGAGATTAGGCTACTCGAGATTATCTCCATCACACCGGAGATCATCTGCAAATTCCACACCGTGTCTCTGCTGGATAACCCCTCATTCTGCGCCCTTTCCTACGTCTGGGGAGACGAAAGCGACACCCAAGACATCACGGTTAATGATTCTCACCGCAGTATCACCTCAAGCCTTGGCAATGCCCTAGAATATGCCATCTTTCATTGGAGGGCCATCTTTCGTGATCGCGACGTCAGGTCTTGTCGACTGTGGGCTGACGCCATCTGCATCAATCAGGCTGACAGCCAAGAGAAGGGTGAGCAGGTGCAACTCATGAAAGAAGTTTATTCCATGGCCGAAGTAGTCTTTTGCGCTCTTGATTTCAAGGCACCGGAGAAGGAGATGCAATGCGCCTTTTATGCGATTGGGTCTATTGCAACAGGCGCAGATGAAGACGGCTTCGTCTCAGCACCCAATGAAGAACCAAAAAGAGCCAGCATGCGCCGGGTGACAGAATATCTCGCCTTCTCTTGCCACCTGTCTCACCATCTCGGAGTGACAGTTGGCTCTGCCATCGACCTCTTTTGCTGCCTGGCGTACTGGAAGCGAGCATGGATATTCCAAGAAGTGGTGCTGGCTCGTCGACCCGTCTTTATCTATCGAACCTTGCTGATGGAACTGAGTACTCTTTTGCATGCGCATTCTTGGCTTTCCGCTGCTCAAGTACAGCCTACGCCCGAGGGAACCGACCAATCTGTTCGTGACGCAATAGATGAATTCGATGCGGCCATCTTCTTATCTATCAATTGGGCGAGAACTCTTGTCGGGGCAGAAAAGGCGTCGGAGGATGCAAAACTAAGAAAAGAACATCAAATGGCACGGAGGGCTATCGTGTCTACTGGCGGGACTCTGGAAGCAAGAGACCCTAAAGACCATGTTTATGCCCTCCTTGGAGTTGCCgacctcaagctcaagccagACTATAGTCCAGAGAAGTCGCTCGAGTCAGTTTATATCGATCTCTGTGCCGAGCTTATCGACCTCCCATCCGACTTCTCCTTCgagtttcttttttttctttatcaTGCAGGGCTTGCCATGCAAGACGAGCTTGAGCAATCATGCGAATTCGCTTCTTGGGTTCCCAACCTTCAGCGGCGTATGTCATCTGGAAGTGATGCcaatcctcctcgtcctttcGAACGATTGTGGAAAATGCCCTCAGATATAAGTCCGTGGATGGACTGCGGCCCATCGCCCGATGTCTTTATACGAGAGCGAAGCTTATTTGTTCGCGCCGTCTTCGTTTCGACCGTCCTGGATCTGGGCCCAGTCATCTCCTTCAACGATGACACTTGGTTATCCTTTGTCATATTTTTATTCGAGATGCTCAACTCGCCGCCTTTTTACACACACCATATTCATCCTCTGGTGACCCTCGCAAAGGCTCTAGGGGCCGAGTGTCAAGAAGAAAATGTTTGGGAGATGCCAGAGGTCTTGAGAGTCATCAGAACACTTCAATACCTCCTGGTCAACGGGCAATCGACAAATGAGACAGACGATAGTCCCACCGAGTCAAAGTACATGTATGCGTTTGGAGAGGAGTTTCTCTTAAATATAGGGCTTGGAGTATCATGGAGGTATAGGGTTTTGGATGAACCTCTGAGGCCGATACTTGGCCACGAGCTGATTGACCAAGTCAACCAAGAAGAACAATACATGCTGTATCGATCATCCATATCGAATTTCTTGACAAGAATCTCGGATCAGACACAGTTTGAAGTAGAGATGGCCCAAGCCGAGAAGGACGCGGAAAAGCTGTACCGCGGAAGATCAAGATTGGCCCGAGCAGTAGATGGCGGGCTCATGTTTGTGCCTTGGAGTGCGACGGAAGGTGACCACGTCGTTCTCCTCAAGGGGGTCGTGGAGTTTTTGCTGCTTCGCAGGGTGGATGATTACTATCTCAATGTCGGGCGGTGTTCGTTTTCTAcgctcgagaaggagattgCGCATGAGGTGGGCGTGGGTGAGAGGGAGCTGGTGGGAATAGAGCTCCGATAA
- a CDS encoding DAO domain-containing protein gives MSTPPAKTDAIIIVGAGIFGLSTAIHLARRGYTNVTVFDKQPYEKTLYSYTEGCDAASADINKIIRSAYGAQTEYQGLSAEALKAWDSWNAELKAGGSSVPPGMTSNDVVWINNGFLSLSDSTTLPDFERTTVDNMEAAGQKGTQLVNNDENHLKLAAEKGRSSAMQPFSKKALGVLDTTGGIAVADKACRFALHKAKSLGVRFILDPAAGRLTSTIQDTNGKVTGIRTADGKSHSSVITIIAAGGWTPTLVPSLDNLAETTAGSVIILKIPESSPLRDRFSPSRFPSFSFNMREGAEGGIYGFPVDEHGHLKIGYRGTKYTNPKVQADGRERSEPVTRWTEKEQITKIPEQALRVLRKFLSDYLPELEAEGINIWLTRLCWYNDSFDNHYVIDHVPGHEGLVVATAGSGHAFKYLPNIGNWVVDILEGVGLDRPAVKAWRWREKKTEQEVVNSLMEGSKGERALRNAPLVSADAPNP, from the exons ATGTCAACCCCTCCCGCCAAGACCGACGCCATCATCATTGTCGGGGCCGGCATCTTTGGCCTCAGCACGGCAATCCATCTTGCTCGCCGAGGATACACAAACGTTACCGTCTTTGACAAACAGCCTTACGAAAAAACACTCTATTCTTACACCGAAGGCTGCGATGCTGCCTCTGCCG ACATCAACAAGATCATCCGCTCCGCATATGGCGCTCAAACAGAGTACCAAGGCCTCAGCGCCGAAGCCCTCAAGGCTTGGGATTCCTGGAACGCAGAGCTTAAAGCTGGCGGCTCGTCAGTTCCACCAGGCATGACGTCCAACGACGTCGTCTGGATCAACAACGGCTTCCTCTCGCTGTCTGATTCTACAACCCTCCCAGACTTTGAGAGAACCACTGTGGACAACATGGAAGCTGCCGGCCAGAAAGGAACACAGCTCGTCAACAATGACGAGAACCATCTTAAACTGGCGGCTGAAAAGGGCAGGAGTTCGGCAATGCAACCCTTCAGCAAGAAAGCGCTCGGGGTACTTGACACAACAGGCGGTATCGCGGTAGCCGATAAGGCGTGTCGCTTTGCTCTTCACAAAGCCAAGTCTCTTGGCGTACGCTTCATCCTCGACCCAGCTGCAGGTCGTCTGACATCCACCATTCAAGACACCAATGGTAAAGTCACTGGTATCCGTACAGCAGACGGCAAATCCCACTCGTcagtcatcaccatcatcgcgGCCGGCGGCTGGACACCGACCCTCGTGCCATccctcgacaacctcgccgAAACAACCGCAGGCTCCGTCATAATCCTCAAGATCCCCGAGTCCTCGCCTCTCCGTGATCGATTCTCACCCTCGCGTTTCCCGTCATTTTCGTTCAACATGCGAGAAGGTGCCGAAGGCGGAATCTACGGTTTCCCCGTGGATGAGCATGGCCACCTCAAGATCGGATATCGCGGAACCAAGTACACGAACCCAAAGGTTCAAGCAGACGGCCGGGAGCGAAGTGAGCCTGTCACCCGATGGACCGAGAAAGAACAAATCACCAAGATTCCAGAGCAGGCCCTGCGTGTCTTGCGCAAGTTTCTGTCCGATTATCTCCCCGAACTAGAGGCTGAGGGCATTAACATCTGGTTAACAAGACTATGCTGGTACAATGACTCCTTCGACAACCACTATGTGATCGACCACGTGCCTGGTCATGAGGGTCTGGTAGTCGCGACTGCTGGGAGTGGACACGCCTTCAAGTACCTTCCAAACATTGGAAACTGGGTTGTCGACATCCTAGAAGGTGTCGGTCTGGATAGACCGGCAGTGAAGGCGTGGCGAtggagagagaagaaaacTGAACAGGAGGTTGTGAATAGCCTCATGGAGGGGTCAAAGGGGGAGAGAGCTCTGAGAAACGCTCCTCTCGTATCAGCAGATGCGCCAAATCCTTAA
- a CDS encoding Carboxylic ester hydrolase, which yields MKFLHLAWFSLITCGVIAEQLAQVTVTLAPASTIIGTSRANTDGVELFNGIPYAQPPLGQLRLKPPQRFNGPFGTLDATKIVPTCPQFRGAPPAFSDAFTQLISSSINTTFFQTSLPSSEDCLTLNIVRPARTNSDAKLPVLLWIHGGGFQASVSFSTPTHPATDYQIQVGSATQYDGSFVVKSSVTAHKPVIYVVINYRLAGYGFLGGKEILADGSANIGLRDQRMALEWVADNIASFGGDPDKVNIWGESAGSLSVFNQLGLYGGNHTYNGKPLFRGAIMNSGSLFRADPIDCPKAQAVYDTVVKNAGCSSANDTLACLRNVDHDTFDQATNSVPGFISYNSIALSYLPRPDDEVLTDSAEVIVQSGKYAAVPLIIGGQEDEGTLFSFTQSNVSDTSTLVEYLSSLYFHGATRDQLKALVETYNESIPAGSPYGTEFAGEVYPGFKRLSSLLGDIGFTLARRSMLYHASKANPTVSIWSYEASYDRGTPVLGTFHGSDLLPVFFSGPQSFASQSLFHYYFNFAYSLDPNDSSNKRDQYPHWPKWSDKKQLLHLFRDTSSLLTDDFRWESYTWMMANEKLLRF from the coding sequence ATGAAGTTCCTCCACCTTGCCTGGTTCTCTTTGATAACCTGCGGTGTCATAGCAGAGCAATTAGCTCAAGTGACTGTGACTCTTGCCCCAGCCTCGACCATCATCGGCACTTCCAGAGCCAACACCGACGGCGTCGAGCTCTTCAACGGAATTCCCTACGCTCAACCACCCTTAGGCCAACTTCGCCTCAAGCCCCCTCAGAGATTTAACGGACCTTTCGGTACTCTCGATGCTACCAAAATTGTACCGACTTGTCCTCAGTTCCGTGGGGCACCTCCTGCCTTTAGCGATGCCTTTACGCAGCTCATCTCAAGCTCCATCAACACTACCTTCTTCCAGACCTCTCTCCCTTCGAGTGAAGATTGTCTGACACTCAACATCGTTCGGCCTGCAAGGACTAACTCCGATGCCAAGTTGCCTGTGCTGCTCTGGATTCACGGTGGAGGCTTCCAGGCCAGTGTCTCCTTTTCCACCCCAACCCACCCCGCCACTGACTATCAGATACAGGTCGGCTCAGCTACCCAGTACGACGGCTCTTTCGTGGTCAAAAGTTCTGTGACAGCCCATAAGCCTGTCATATACGTCGTCATTAACTATCGTCTTGCCGGCTATGGCTTCCTAGGCGGTAAAGAGATCCTCGCTGATGGCTCCGCCAACATCGGCCTCCGTGACCAACGCATGGCCCTGGAATGGGTTGCCGACAACATCGCTTCATTCGGTGGTGATCCAGACAAGGTCAACATCTGGGGCGAGTCAGCCGGGTCTTTGTCCGTCTTCAATCAGCTGGGGCTATATGGTGGCAACCACACGTACAACGGAAAACCCCTTTTCCGCGGAGCAATCATGAACTCTGGCTCCCTCTTCCGAGCAGACCCTATCGATTGTCCCAAGGCTCAGGCCGTCTATGATACAGTTGTCAAAAACGCCGGTTGTTCCTCAGCGAACGATACCCTTGCCTGCCTGCGCAATGTCGACCACGACACGTTTGACCAAGCAACAAACTCTGTCCCCGGATTCATCTCCTACAACTCTATTGCACTATCTTATCTCCCGCGACCCGATGATGAAGTATTGACCGACAGTGCCGAGGTCATTGTCCAGTCTGGAAAGTATGCAGCTGTGCCCCTGATCATCGGCGGCCAGGAAGACGAGGGCACGTTGTTCTCGTTCACCCAGAGCAACGTATCTGATACCTCTACCCTTGTTGAGTATCTCTCCTCACTATACTTCCACGGAGCTACCAGGGATCAACTGAAAGCCTTGGTCGAAACATACAACGAATCTATCCCGGCTGGGTCCCCTTACGGCACAGAATTCGCTGGTGAGGTGTACCCAGGTTTCAAACGCCTGTCCTCTCTCCTCGGCGACATCGGCTTCACACTAGCTCGCCGTTCCATGCTCTACCACGCGTCAAAGGCAAATCCTACCGTTTCGATCTGGAGCTACGAAGCAAGCTACGACCGCGGCACACCCGTCCTAGGAACATTCCACGGCTCTGACCTTCTTCCGGTCTTCTTCAGTGGGCCCCAGAGTTTCGCCAGTCAGAGCCTTTTTCACTACTACTTCAACTTTGCATACTCTCTAGATCCCAATGACTCTTCCAACAAAAGGGACCAGTACCCTCACTGGCCCAAGTGGAGcgacaagaagcagctgcTACATTTGTTCCGGGATACCTCTAGTCTGCTGACGGATGACTTTCGATGGGAGAGCTACACATGGATGATGGCGAATGAAAAGCTGTTACGGTTCTGA
- a CDS encoding PPM-type phosphatase domain-containing protein — translation MFRIPVRTLRTSGPALKRVSARCTQARFSSTSSKAGGGYAWPVAAIVGTGGAGLYIFSGKDDKKPSTSSRSSDVLSLQDFVAEDQISVESPIKALTLTAANAKLRQDVHTFAFEGHGGVKGRVDVARVSSNNPIEDDWDLKVAKGIGGAGTLYSGVYDGHAGWATSKVLRGALVPYVSGALSSIKAGSSNELVDDTIKKAFERLDDRIYSNAIKAMEAGHEPGSAEVISAIAPAIAGSCALLSIYEPHTSTLRTAVTGDSRAVRGAWSQEGRKYEADVLSKDQTGFNQDEVDRLDREHPGEKDDILNPDSGRLLGMAVTRAFGDHRWKWSDELIRTARDNFYGTSPRPNFKTPPYMTARPEVTTRKVQTEDFVILASDGLWDVISNDDAVMCVSRWLAAKKAGKPEPFKETKLEGKPRDGWQATPEHFVIEDLDSAAVCLVKNALGGSRRGLFLGALTTYSPMSRNVRDDMTVQVIFFKDPYEKK, via the exons ATGTTTCGCATACCCGTTAGAACTCTACGTACCTCTGGGCCGGCGCTCAAGCGAGTGTCAGCGCGTTGCACACAAGCACGCTTCTCGTCCACTTCATCAAAAGCTGGTGGTGGGTATGCGTGGCCTGTAGCGGCCATTGTCGGCACCGGAGGGGCTGGCCTGTACATCTTCAGCGGCAAGGACGACAAGAAGCCCTCTACATCATCCAGATCGAGCGATGTCCTTTCTCTGCAGGACTTTGTTGCCGAAGACCAGATCTCGGTCGAGTCTCCCATCAAGGCATTGACCCTCACGGCCGCGAATGCCAAACTGCGCCAAGATGTCCATACCTTTGCCTTTGAAGGACACGGAGGTGTCAAGGGTCGGGTAGATGTTGCGCGAGTATCAAGCAACAACCCTATCGAGGATGACTGGGACCTTAAGGTAGCCAAGGGTATCGGTGGTGCTGGTACGCTGTACTCTGGCGTCTATGACGGACATGC CGGTTGGGCAACCTCGAAGGTATTGAGAGGGGCTCTTGTTCCGTATGTATCGGGTGCTCTGTCTAGCATCAAAGCCGGTAGCTCTAATGAGCTGGTCGACGACACCATCAAGAAGGCTTTTGAGCGGCTCGATGATCGCATCTACAGcaacgccatcaaggctATGGAGGCAGGCCACGAGCCAGGTTCAGCTGAGGTCATTTCTGCCATCGCGCCCGCTATTGCAGGCTCATGCGCTCTTCTCTCCATCTACGAACCCCACACCTCAACCTTGCGAACTGCTGTCACTGGAGACTCTCGCGCCGTTCGCGGAGCTTGGTCGCAAGAAGGGCGCAAGTATGAGGCTGATGTCCTGAGCAAGGACCAGACTGGCTTCAACCAGGATGAGGTAGACCGTCTTGACCGTGAGCATCCCGGCGAGAAGGATGACATCCTCAATCCCGACTCTGGACGGCTCCTGGGTATGGCTGTCACCAGAGCTTTCGGCGATCACCGCTGGAAGTGGTCAGACGAACTCATTCGTACGGCGCGAGACAACTTTTACGGCACCTCCCCACGACCCAACTTCAAGACACCCCCATACATGACTGCCCGTCCCGAAGTGACGACCCGCAAGGTCCAAACCGAGGACTTTGTCATCCTCGCCTCAGACGGTCTCTGGGATGTGATCAGCAACGACGACGCAGTCATGTGCGTATCACGCTGGCTcgcggccaagaaggccggcAAGCCGGAGCCCTTCAAGGAGACCAAGCTCGAGGGTAAGCCGAGGGATGGCTGGCAGGCTACGCCAGAGCACTTTGTGATTGAGGACCTGGACAGCGCGGCTGTGTGTCTAGTCAAGAATGCGCTTGGGGGGTCGAGGAGGGGGTTGTTTTTGGGGGCGCTGACGACGTATTCGCCCATGAGTCGGAATGTGAGGGATGATATGACGGTGCAGGTTATTTTCTTCAAGGATCCATATGAAAAGAAGTGA
- a CDS encoding Saponin hydrolase: MHFFDKATVYAILCGSVGQTAHAAAVTTPPASVPNPPSPEPITLKQLPLPPISPSDDVGACTKQINSRGTGCLANGVFETFQSGDFLPDGKHVIAMVTFTGAPAAPAAGSIYSGPQVIIVKTDGKKFPNGDPWKCITCGVPEENAVGISVKYDYPQAFKDGKRLLIGHNILDCGTNQLTSEACKPENTYIYPLRWNVAADGSGPSGDIRELRLHPDNVHLEFSSFTFASGSIGQYAYFSRLVFNPSPKTGTPLAPRYDLEKVTILHNPKGVAPITAKGKVLSLNPQAISVGEARGFNGDGTELTYVGNNIESCNNDVFAVHLQTGVVRRLTSHPEYPDPLAFSPDNKWMAVMDTRGSGRNMFIAGMRGIPPLVDIVGGILPASSRNNGVRRFFQPYLIDFYGDRGNYYGQKINGDNNGVPGSGAINDPEWNGMADPRWSPDSRQLVFWQTHTVSPSCGGANPLPCYPSKEQGGRNYRMYIATFTSRSPSPPAPVKEHSDTIPWGVPYVPGSQVTPKPGLEGGIYTLYGKASGEAKVNITWGQAPEIGTISVVYKNYSLDGKSFLNGNESVTGFVERLTDFSFDWYSDIRQTGAVKGTKKTSPGGYHANIDVMINDLTSTGTLTTTLDGVEWHSPQSGT; this comes from the coding sequence ATGCACTTCTTTGACAAAGCGACTGTCTACGCTATCCTCTGTGGTAGCGTAGGCCAGACTGCTCACGCTGCCGCCGTCACTACTCCTCCTGCTTCTGTTCCaaaccctccttctcctgagCCCATCACGCTCAAGCAACTGCCTCTTCCCCCCATCTCGCCCAGCGACGACGTCGGTGCTTGCACGAAGCAGATCAACTCTCGCGGAACTGGATGTCTGGCCAACGGCGTCTTTGAAACGTTCCAGTCTGGCGACTTTTTACCCGATGGAAAGCATGTTATCGCCATGGTCACCTTTACTGGTGCGCCTGCTGCTCCGGCTGCGGGAAGCATCTACTCTGGTCCGCAGGTTATCATCGTCAAGACGGATGGCAAGAAGTTTCCTAACGGAGACCCGTGGAAGTGCATCACTTGTGGTGTTCCTGAGGAGAACGCCGTTGGAATCAGCGTCAAGTATGACTATCCTCAGGccttcaaggatggcaaACGTCTTCTCATCGGACACAACATCCTCGACTGCGGTACCAACCAGTTGACTAGCGAGGCTTGCAAGCCAGAGAACACTTACATCTACCCTCTCCGCTGGAATGTTGCTGCCGACGGTTCTGGCCCGAGCGGTGATATTCGTGAGCTGCGACTGCACCCGGATAATGTTCATCTCGAGTTTAGCTCCTTCACCTTTGCTAGTGGCAGTATTGGACAGTATGCTTACTTTTCACGGCTTGTATTCAACCCTTCGCCAAAGACTGGAACTCCCCTGGCGCCGCGATATGACCTAGAAAAGGTTACCATTCTGCACAATCCCAAAGGAGTCGCCCCCATCacggccaagggcaaggttcTTTCGTTGAACCCTCAGGCTATCTCTGTTGGCGAAGCTCGTGGCTTCAATGGCGACGGAACAGAGCTCACCTATGTCGGAAACAACATTGAAAGTTGCAACAACGATGTATTTGCTGTTCATCTTCAGACTGGGGTTGTCCGCCGTCTTACCAGCCACCCTGAGTATCCCGACCCTCTGGCTTTCTCGCCTGATAACAAGTGGATGGCTGTGATGGACACTCGAGGAAGCGGCCGCAACATGTTTATTGCTGGCATGCGAGGAATTCCGCCTTTGGTTGATATTGTTGGTGGCATTCTTCCAGCGTCGTCTCGCAACAACGGTGTTCGTCGATTCTTTCAGCCGTATCTGATCGACTTCTACGGTGACCGTGGGAACTACTATGGTCAGAAGATCAACGGCGATAATAACGGTGTTCCTGGAAGTGGCGCGATCAACGACCCTGAGTGGAACGGCATGGCTGATCCGCGATGGTCTCCTGATAGCAGGCAGCTCGTCTTTTGGCAGACTCACACCGTCTCCCCTTCTTGTGGAGGCGCCAACCCTCTCCCTTGCTACCCCTCCAAGGAGCAAGGTGGCCGCAACTATCGCATGTACATTGCGACCTTTACTAGCCGCAGCCCAAGCCCTCCTGCCCCGGTGAAGGAGCACTCCGACACCATTCCCTGGGGCGTCCCGTACGTTCCAGGATCTCAGGTTACTCCCAAACCGGGCTTGGAGGGTGGTATCTATACGCTCTACGGCAAGGCTTCCggcgaggccaaggtcaacATCACCTGGGGCCAGGCACCCGAGATCGGTACTATTAGCGTCGTGTACAAGAACTATTCGCTCGACGGAAAGAGTTTCCTCAACGGAAACGAGAGCGTGACGGGATTTGTTGAGAGACTGACCGACTTTTCCTTTGACTGGTATTCGGATATTCGTCAGACGGGAGCTGTCAAGGGAACCAAGAAGACGAGCCCGGGTGGATATCATGCTAACATTGATGTCATGATAAACGACCTGACTTCCACTGGTACTTTGACTACGACCctggatggtgttgagtggCATAGCCCTCAGAGCGGTACCTAA